From Mobula hypostoma chromosome 8, sMobHyp1.1, whole genome shotgun sequence, the proteins below share one genomic window:
- the dld gene encoding delta-like protein D isoform X1: protein MARRSLCLLIIVFATLHQASPSGVFELKLQEFNNRKGLNGNVNCCKGGSASNYGLPCECKTFFRVCLKHYQTNISPEPPCTYGSALTPVLGSNSFSIPDAEAFSNPIRFPFAFTWPGTFSLIIEALHADPTDDLSTDNPDRLISRLATQRHLTVGDEWSQDVHISSRTELKYSYRFVCDEHYYGEGCSVFCRPRDDAFGHFSCGEKGEKMCNPGWKGPYCTESICLPGCDEQHGYCDKPGECKCRVGWQGRYCDECIHYPGCLHGTCQQPWQCNCQEGWGGLFCNQDLNYCTHHKPCKNGATCTNTGQGSYTCSCRPGFTGSNCETEINECDVNPCKNSGSCTDLENLYSCTCPPGFHGKNCELSAMKCEDRPCFNGGRCLDKSTGGYSCHCPASYSGFNCEKKIDLCSSSPCTNDAECVDIGDSYICKCRAGFMGRNCNIDADNCASRPCLNGGTCQDRINDYTCTCLSGFSGKNCSIALSQCINNPCHNGATCHERNDHYICQCAHGYGGLNCQFLLPEQPRDQTLIIDIKDKYTDAENKGQFPWVAVGAGIILVLMLLLGCAAIVVCMRVKLQKGQQRPAISKSEIETMNNLNDCHREKDISISIIASTQIKNTNKKVDLQSESSMERNGYRVKFPSVDYNLVHELRNEDFLKDENERGDASISDAEQKSTPQHNGEPSERKQPESAYSASKDTKYQSIYVISEEKDECIIATEVNIFLLHSLIHTQNV from the exons ATGGCCCGTCGCAGCCTCTGTCTCCTTATCATAGTTTTTGCCACGCTTCATCAG GCTTCTCCCTCGGGGGTGTTTGAGTTGAAATTACAAGAATTCAATAATCGCAAGGGCCTGAATGGCAACGTAAATTGTTGCAAAGGAGGCTCTGCTTCCAACTACGGGCTACCCTGCGAGTGTAAGACCTTCTTCCGCGTGTGTCTGAAACATTACCAGACGAACATCTCCCCGGAGCCCCCGTGCACCTACGGCAGCGCCCTCACCCCTGTGCTCGGCTCGAACTCGTTCTCCATCCCGGACGCCGAAGCATTCAGCAACCCCATTCGATTCCCGTTCGCGTTCACCTGGCCG GGGACTTTCTCTTTGATCATTGAAGCCCTGCACGCAGACCCCACCGATGACCTTAGTACAG ATAATCCAGATCGGCTCATCAGCCGCCTGGCTACCCAACGACACCTCACCGTGGGCGACGAGTGGTCCCAGGACGTACATATCAGCAGCAGAACCGAACTCAAGTACTCCTACCGCTTCGTCTGCGACGAACATTACTACGGAGAGGGCTGCTCCGTATTCTGCCGCCCCCGAGATGATGCCTTTGGCCACTTCAGCTGTGGCGAGAAAGGTGAAAAAATGTGCAACCCGGGCTGGAAGGGGCCATACTGTACTGAAT CTATCTGCCTTCCTGGATGCGACGAACAACACGGATACTGCGACAAACCCGGGGAATGCAA ATGCCGGGTGGGCTGGCAAGGACGATACTGTGACGAGTGCATTCATTATCCTGGTTGCCTACATGGAACGTGTCAACAGCCTTGGCAATGTAACTGTCAGGAAGGGTGGGGTGGTCTGTTTTGCAACCAAG ACCTGAATTACTGTACTCACCACAAGCCATGCAAGAATGGAGCCACGTGCACTAACACTGGTCAAGGGAGCTACACTTGTTCTTGCCGCCCTGGTTTCACTGGGTCCAACTGCGAAACCGAAATCAATGAGTGCGATGTCAATCCCTGCAAAAATAGCGGAAGCTGCACA GATCTGGAGAATCTGTATTCCTGTACGTGTCCTCCTGGCTTCCATGGGAAAAACTGTGAACTGAGTGCCATGAAGTGTGAGGACAGGCCCTGCTTTAATGGAGGGAGATGCTTGGACAAGTCCACTGGTGGCTACAGCTGTCACTGTCCGGCTAGTTACTCTGGCTTCAACTGTGAAAAGAAAATTGACCTCTGCAGTTCCAGTCCATGCACCAATG ATGCTGAGTGTGTCGATATTGGGGATTCCTACATATGCAAGTGTCGCGCTGGCTTCATGGGCAGAAACTGTAATATTGATGCGGACAACTGTGCAAGCAGGCCCTGTCTTAATGGCGGAACATGTCAGGATAGAATTAATGACTACACCTGCACTTGTCTGTCTGGATTTAGTGGGAAGAACTGCAGCATCGCTCTCAGTCAATGCATCAACAACCCTTGTCACAATGGGGCAACCTGCCATGAAAGAAATGATCATTATATCTGCCAGTGCGCCCATGGCTATGGTGGTCTTAACTGTCAGTTCCTGTTGCCGGAGCAGCCTCGGGATCAAACTCTCATCATCGACATTAAGGATAAATACACGGATGCGGAGAACAAGGGCCAGTTCCCGTGGGTTGCCGTGGGTGCTGGGATTATTCTGGTCCTGATGCTGCTCCTGGGATGTGCTGCGATTGTTGTCTGCATGCGAGTAAAGCTTCAGAAGGGCCAACAGCGGCCCGCCATCTCCAAGAGTGAGATAGAGACAATGAACAACCTGAATGACTGCCATCGTGAGAAGGACATTTCCATCAGCATCATTGCTTCCACACAGATCAAAAACACCAACAAGAAAGTAGATTTGCAAAGTGAAAGTTCGATGGAGAGAAATGGTTACCGGGTCAAATTCCCTTCAGTGGATTATAATCTGGTGCACGAGTTGAGAAATGAAGACTTCCTTAAAGATGAAAATGAGCGGGGGGATGCCAGTATTTCAGATGCAGAACAGAAAAGTACTCCACAACACAATGG CGAACCATCAGAAAGGAAGCAGCCAGAGTCGGCATACTCTGCTTCAAAAGATACCAAGTACCAGTCGATATACGTCATATCAGAAGAGAAGGACGAGTGTATCATTGCAACTGAGGTCAATATTTTTCTTCTCCATTCCTtaattcacacacaaaatgtatgA
- the dld gene encoding delta-like protein D isoform X3, which produces MARRSLCLLIIVFATLHQASPSGVFELKLQEFNNRKGLNGNVNCCKGGSASNYGLPCECKTFFRVCLKHYQTNISPEPPCTYGSALTPVLGSNSFSIPDAEAFSNPIRFPFAFTWPGTFSLIIEALHADPTDDLSTDNPDRLISRLATQRHLTVGDEWSQDVHISSRTELKYSYRFVCDEHYYGEGCSVFCRPRDDAFGHFSCGEKAICLPGCDEQHGYCDKPGECKCRVGWQGRYCDECIHYPGCLHGTCQQPWQCNCQEGWGGLFCNQDLNYCTHHKPCKNGATCTNTGQGSYTCSCRPGFTGSNCETEINECDVNPCKNSGSCTDLENLYSCTCPPGFHGKNCELSAMKCEDRPCFNGGRCLDKSTGGYSCHCPASYSGFNCEKKIDLCSSSPCTNDAECVDIGDSYICKCRAGFMGRNCNIDADNCASRPCLNGGTCQDRINDYTCTCLSGFSGKNCSIALSQCINNPCHNGATCHERNDHYICQCAHGYGGLNCQFLLPEQPRDQTLIIDIKDKYTDAENKGQFPWVAVGAGIILVLMLLLGCAAIVVCMRVKLQKGQQRPAISKSEIETMNNLNDCHREKDISISIIASTQIKNTNKKVDLQSESSMERNGYRVKFPSVDYNLVHELRNEDFLKDENERGDASISDAEQKSTPQHNGEPSERKQPESAYSASKDTKYQSIYVISEEKDECIIATEV; this is translated from the exons ATGGCCCGTCGCAGCCTCTGTCTCCTTATCATAGTTTTTGCCACGCTTCATCAG GCTTCTCCCTCGGGGGTGTTTGAGTTGAAATTACAAGAATTCAATAATCGCAAGGGCCTGAATGGCAACGTAAATTGTTGCAAAGGAGGCTCTGCTTCCAACTACGGGCTACCCTGCGAGTGTAAGACCTTCTTCCGCGTGTGTCTGAAACATTACCAGACGAACATCTCCCCGGAGCCCCCGTGCACCTACGGCAGCGCCCTCACCCCTGTGCTCGGCTCGAACTCGTTCTCCATCCCGGACGCCGAAGCATTCAGCAACCCCATTCGATTCCCGTTCGCGTTCACCTGGCCG GGGACTTTCTCTTTGATCATTGAAGCCCTGCACGCAGACCCCACCGATGACCTTAGTACAG ATAATCCAGATCGGCTCATCAGCCGCCTGGCTACCCAACGACACCTCACCGTGGGCGACGAGTGGTCCCAGGACGTACATATCAGCAGCAGAACCGAACTCAAGTACTCCTACCGCTTCGTCTGCGACGAACATTACTACGGAGAGGGCTGCTCCGTATTCTGCCGCCCCCGAGATGATGCCTTTGGCCACTTCAGCTGTGGCGAGAAAG CTATCTGCCTTCCTGGATGCGACGAACAACACGGATACTGCGACAAACCCGGGGAATGCAA ATGCCGGGTGGGCTGGCAAGGACGATACTGTGACGAGTGCATTCATTATCCTGGTTGCCTACATGGAACGTGTCAACAGCCTTGGCAATGTAACTGTCAGGAAGGGTGGGGTGGTCTGTTTTGCAACCAAG ACCTGAATTACTGTACTCACCACAAGCCATGCAAGAATGGAGCCACGTGCACTAACACTGGTCAAGGGAGCTACACTTGTTCTTGCCGCCCTGGTTTCACTGGGTCCAACTGCGAAACCGAAATCAATGAGTGCGATGTCAATCCCTGCAAAAATAGCGGAAGCTGCACA GATCTGGAGAATCTGTATTCCTGTACGTGTCCTCCTGGCTTCCATGGGAAAAACTGTGAACTGAGTGCCATGAAGTGTGAGGACAGGCCCTGCTTTAATGGAGGGAGATGCTTGGACAAGTCCACTGGTGGCTACAGCTGTCACTGTCCGGCTAGTTACTCTGGCTTCAACTGTGAAAAGAAAATTGACCTCTGCAGTTCCAGTCCATGCACCAATG ATGCTGAGTGTGTCGATATTGGGGATTCCTACATATGCAAGTGTCGCGCTGGCTTCATGGGCAGAAACTGTAATATTGATGCGGACAACTGTGCAAGCAGGCCCTGTCTTAATGGCGGAACATGTCAGGATAGAATTAATGACTACACCTGCACTTGTCTGTCTGGATTTAGTGGGAAGAACTGCAGCATCGCTCTCAGTCAATGCATCAACAACCCTTGTCACAATGGGGCAACCTGCCATGAAAGAAATGATCATTATATCTGCCAGTGCGCCCATGGCTATGGTGGTCTTAACTGTCAGTTCCTGTTGCCGGAGCAGCCTCGGGATCAAACTCTCATCATCGACATTAAGGATAAATACACGGATGCGGAGAACAAGGGCCAGTTCCCGTGGGTTGCCGTGGGTGCTGGGATTATTCTGGTCCTGATGCTGCTCCTGGGATGTGCTGCGATTGTTGTCTGCATGCGAGTAAAGCTTCAGAAGGGCCAACAGCGGCCCGCCATCTCCAAGAGTGAGATAGAGACAATGAACAACCTGAATGACTGCCATCGTGAGAAGGACATTTCCATCAGCATCATTGCTTCCACACAGATCAAAAACACCAACAAGAAAGTAGATTTGCAAAGTGAAAGTTCGATGGAGAGAAATGGTTACCGGGTCAAATTCCCTTCAGTGGATTATAATCTGGTGCACGAGTTGAGAAATGAAGACTTCCTTAAAGATGAAAATGAGCGGGGGGATGCCAGTATTTCAGATGCAGAACAGAAAAGTACTCCACAACACAATGG CGAACCATCAGAAAGGAAGCAGCCAGAGTCGGCATACTCTGCTTCAAAAGATACCAAGTACCAGTCGATATACGTCATATCAGAAGAGAAGGACGAGTGTATCATTGCAACTGAG
- the dld gene encoding delta-like protein D isoform X2, which yields MARRSLCLLIIVFATLHQASPSGVFELKLQEFNNRKGLNGNVNCCKGGSASNYGLPCECKTFFRVCLKHYQTNISPEPPCTYGSALTPVLGSNSFSIPDAEAFSNPIRFPFAFTWPGTFSLIIEALHADPTDDLSTDNPDRLISRLATQRHLTVGDEWSQDVHISSRTELKYSYRFVCDEHYYGEGCSVFCRPRDDAFGHFSCGEKGEKMCNPGWKGPYCTESICLPGCDEQHGYCDKPGECKCRVGWQGRYCDECIHYPGCLHGTCQQPWQCNCQEGWGGLFCNQDLNYCTHHKPCKNGATCTNTGQGSYTCSCRPGFTGSNCETEINECDVNPCKNSGSCTDLENLYSCTCPPGFHGKNCELSAMKCEDRPCFNGGRCLDKSTGGYSCHCPASYSGFNCEKKIDLCSSSPCTNDAECVDIGDSYICKCRAGFMGRNCNIDADNCASRPCLNGGTCQDRINDYTCTCLSGFSGKNCSIALSQCINNPCHNGATCHERNDHYICQCAHGYGGLNCQFLLPEQPRDQTLIIDIKDKYTDAENKGQFPWVAVGAGIILVLMLLLGCAAIVVCMRVKLQKGQQRPAISKSEIETMNNLNDCHREKDISISIIASTQIKNTNKKVDLQSESSMERNGYRVKFPSVDYNLVHELRNEDFLKDENERGDASISDAEQKSTPQHNGEPSERKQPESAYSASKDTKYQSIYVISEEKDECIIATEV from the exons ATGGCCCGTCGCAGCCTCTGTCTCCTTATCATAGTTTTTGCCACGCTTCATCAG GCTTCTCCCTCGGGGGTGTTTGAGTTGAAATTACAAGAATTCAATAATCGCAAGGGCCTGAATGGCAACGTAAATTGTTGCAAAGGAGGCTCTGCTTCCAACTACGGGCTACCCTGCGAGTGTAAGACCTTCTTCCGCGTGTGTCTGAAACATTACCAGACGAACATCTCCCCGGAGCCCCCGTGCACCTACGGCAGCGCCCTCACCCCTGTGCTCGGCTCGAACTCGTTCTCCATCCCGGACGCCGAAGCATTCAGCAACCCCATTCGATTCCCGTTCGCGTTCACCTGGCCG GGGACTTTCTCTTTGATCATTGAAGCCCTGCACGCAGACCCCACCGATGACCTTAGTACAG ATAATCCAGATCGGCTCATCAGCCGCCTGGCTACCCAACGACACCTCACCGTGGGCGACGAGTGGTCCCAGGACGTACATATCAGCAGCAGAACCGAACTCAAGTACTCCTACCGCTTCGTCTGCGACGAACATTACTACGGAGAGGGCTGCTCCGTATTCTGCCGCCCCCGAGATGATGCCTTTGGCCACTTCAGCTGTGGCGAGAAAGGTGAAAAAATGTGCAACCCGGGCTGGAAGGGGCCATACTGTACTGAAT CTATCTGCCTTCCTGGATGCGACGAACAACACGGATACTGCGACAAACCCGGGGAATGCAA ATGCCGGGTGGGCTGGCAAGGACGATACTGTGACGAGTGCATTCATTATCCTGGTTGCCTACATGGAACGTGTCAACAGCCTTGGCAATGTAACTGTCAGGAAGGGTGGGGTGGTCTGTTTTGCAACCAAG ACCTGAATTACTGTACTCACCACAAGCCATGCAAGAATGGAGCCACGTGCACTAACACTGGTCAAGGGAGCTACACTTGTTCTTGCCGCCCTGGTTTCACTGGGTCCAACTGCGAAACCGAAATCAATGAGTGCGATGTCAATCCCTGCAAAAATAGCGGAAGCTGCACA GATCTGGAGAATCTGTATTCCTGTACGTGTCCTCCTGGCTTCCATGGGAAAAACTGTGAACTGAGTGCCATGAAGTGTGAGGACAGGCCCTGCTTTAATGGAGGGAGATGCTTGGACAAGTCCACTGGTGGCTACAGCTGTCACTGTCCGGCTAGTTACTCTGGCTTCAACTGTGAAAAGAAAATTGACCTCTGCAGTTCCAGTCCATGCACCAATG ATGCTGAGTGTGTCGATATTGGGGATTCCTACATATGCAAGTGTCGCGCTGGCTTCATGGGCAGAAACTGTAATATTGATGCGGACAACTGTGCAAGCAGGCCCTGTCTTAATGGCGGAACATGTCAGGATAGAATTAATGACTACACCTGCACTTGTCTGTCTGGATTTAGTGGGAAGAACTGCAGCATCGCTCTCAGTCAATGCATCAACAACCCTTGTCACAATGGGGCAACCTGCCATGAAAGAAATGATCATTATATCTGCCAGTGCGCCCATGGCTATGGTGGTCTTAACTGTCAGTTCCTGTTGCCGGAGCAGCCTCGGGATCAAACTCTCATCATCGACATTAAGGATAAATACACGGATGCGGAGAACAAGGGCCAGTTCCCGTGGGTTGCCGTGGGTGCTGGGATTATTCTGGTCCTGATGCTGCTCCTGGGATGTGCTGCGATTGTTGTCTGCATGCGAGTAAAGCTTCAGAAGGGCCAACAGCGGCCCGCCATCTCCAAGAGTGAGATAGAGACAATGAACAACCTGAATGACTGCCATCGTGAGAAGGACATTTCCATCAGCATCATTGCTTCCACACAGATCAAAAACACCAACAAGAAAGTAGATTTGCAAAGTGAAAGTTCGATGGAGAGAAATGGTTACCGGGTCAAATTCCCTTCAGTGGATTATAATCTGGTGCACGAGTTGAGAAATGAAGACTTCCTTAAAGATGAAAATGAGCGGGGGGATGCCAGTATTTCAGATGCAGAACAGAAAAGTACTCCACAACACAATGG CGAACCATCAGAAAGGAAGCAGCCAGAGTCGGCATACTCTGCTTCAAAAGATACCAAGTACCAGTCGATATACGTCATATCAGAAGAGAAGGACGAGTGTATCATTGCAACTGAG